Sequence from the Mesorhizobium sp. PAMC28654 genome:
GCTGGTGGCGTCATCACGGGCGGATCTGTTGACCCTGGTCATCCAGGAAGGCACCTTCCGCAAGATCGACGATGGCCTGTTCCTGCAGATCGGCGAACGGCTTCCGGACAATCGTCTCGGCGGCATCTTCGTTGCCGATTCGCGAGAGGAAGGCGTCAACCTCGTCTACTATGCCAAGAGCGGCTCCATCGTCGAACGCGGCGCCGAAAAGGTGCTGATGATGAACGACGGCGTCATCCATCGCAAAACGCTGACGGGCGATCTTTCCGTCATCCGGTTCACATCCTATGCGTTCGACCTGTCGGCCTTCATGGCGGCGGCATCGGCGGTAACCCTGATGGCGAAGGACCAGACTACGCAGTATCTGCTCAATCCGGACCCGAACGACAAGGTTTTCCAGCGAGAGCCCAACACCTACCAGGCCGAGGTCAACCAGCGCTTCACGGAATGGACCTACTCGCTGGTCTTCGCGCTGATAGCACTTGCGGTGGCCGGCGATGCACGCTCGCATCGCGAGGCGCGCGTCAATCCGCTGATCACGGCCATCGGCATCTCCCTGTTTGTCCGCTGGTTTGGATTCTTCGCCGACGGCAAGGCCGACACGGTGCCGCAATTTGCCTACATGGTCTATGGCGTGCCGATCGTCGCATCCGCGATCGCCATCTGGTTCATCGTCACCAACCGAACCATGGAACTGCCGGTGGCCTGGGCTGACTGGATGACCAACTGCGCCGATCGCGTCACAGAGGGATGGAACGCCCTCAAGCTGCGCTTTTCCAGGGGCAGCACGTCTGGACAAAGGGTCGGCTGATGGGTTGGACACTGGGCCGGTATTTTTTCTTCCGCTATGTATCGATCACCATCTGGTTCTTCATCGGCCTGCTGGCGCTGGTGTTCCTGATCGATTTCACCGAGCTTTCCGGCCGCACCACCGGGTTGCCGGGCTTCACCTACGGAACGGCGCTCGCCATTTCGGGGCTCAGGATGCCGATGATCATGCTGCAGACCGTGCCATTCGTCGGCCTGTTCTCGGCAATGGCGACCCTGGTATCGCTCAATCGCAAATATGAGCTGGTCATAGCGCGTTCCGCCGGCGTGTCCGCCTGGCAGTTCCTTTTGCCGTGCTGCATCGGGGCGCTTCTTTTCGGCGCCTTTTCGGTCGGGATCATCAATCCGATCGCCGCGCATGCCTTTTCCTGGTCCGAGCGGATGGAGACCGAGCTCCGCTCCGGCAAATCGAACGCCGTTTCGGCCGATGCCGCCCCCTGGATCCGGCAGAAGACCAGTACGGGCGACACCATCATCGGCGCCCGCGCCATTCTCAACCAGGGCCTGGAGATGGCCGACGCGGTGTTCTTCATCCTCAGCCCGCAAGGCGATATCGTCGAACGCAAGGACGCGGCACGCGTCTATCTGCGCGACGGCTACTGGGAACTGCAGGACGTCAAGATATTCAAGGATGGCACCATCCGATCGGTGGGCAGCGATCGCGTACCGACCAATCTGAAGCCCGAATTCGTCCAGGAGCGGCTGGCACGCCCGGAAACGATCCCGTTCTACGATCTGCCGGGCAAGATCGAGGTTGCCCGCTCCTTCGGCCTCAAGGCAAATGCCTTCGCAATGCAGTTTGATTCGCTGGTGGCGCTGCCATTCCTGCTCGTCGCCATGACGCTGATTGCTGCAACAGTATCAATGCGATTTGCGAGGATGGGGCAGTCCGCAACGATGATTCTGGGTGGCGTCCTCGCCGGGTTTCTGCTTTATGTCGTTTCGGTGTTGGTCAAAGCATTCGGCGTTGCGGGATTCGTGCCCACCGCTGTGGCTGCGTGGGTTCCGGTTGTTGTGGCTATGTTCTTTGGGGTGACATTCCTGCTATACAAGGAAGACGGCTAGTGAGGGAGGCGGTTTTGCGCAGCTATAGGCAGGCCGGTTTGGCGCGCCTTTACGCGGCAAGCGCCTTGGCATGCCTTGTCGCCTGCGGCGTCACCATCGTGCCAGCCGTTGCCCAGCAGGTAACGGATCTGGCGCAGAAAGTGCCGTCCGGCTCGCAAATGCTGCTGGCGGCGGATACGCTTGTCTATGACAACGACAACCAGACGGTAACGGCCGTCGGCGGCGCAGATCGACTATGGCGGCAACCGCCTCGTGGCGCAGCGGGTCGAATACAACCGCAAGACCAAGCGCCTCGTTGCCAGTGGCAATGTTCAGGTCATCAACGCCGACGGTACCAAGGTCTATTCAGACCACGTCGACCTCACCGACGACTTCGCCGATGGCTTCGCAAACGCACTGCGTGTCGAAACGGTCGACAAGGCCTATTTCGCGGCGGAAAGCGCCGAGCGCATGGGCGGCGTGCTGACCACGTTCCACAATGGTGTCTACACCGCCTGTGCACCCTGCGAAGACAAGCCGGACAAAGCGCCGACCTGGCGCGTCAAGGCGCGGAAGATCATCTGGAACGGCGAGAAGAAGACGGTTCGCTTCGAGAACGCGAATTTTGAATTCTTCGGCTTTCCACTCGCCTATCTGCCGGCATTCGAGATTGCGGATCCAACGGTCAAGCGCAAGAGCGGCTTCCTGATCCCCAGCATCGGCTACAAGAGCGATCTGGGCTACAGCGTCAAGGTTCCCTACTATTTCGCGCTATCGCCAACATATGACCTTACGGTCACGGGCACCGGCTACACCAAGCAGGGCTTCCTTGGCGAGGCCGAATGGCGCCAGCGTTTCAACAATGGCGAATACAGCGTAAAGATCGCGGGCATCCAGCAACGAGACCCCGGCGCCTTTGTCGACAGCAACGGGTACAATGTCGATTCCGGAGGGCCAGGCGATCCGAACAAATTCCGCGGCATGATGGGCACCCAGGGCCAGTTCGCCATCAATCCGCGCTGGGATTTCGGCTGGAATATCCTGCTGCAGACCGACAAGAATTTTTCGAGCACCTACAGCATCAAGGACTATAGCGACGTCATCCATCGCTCCGAGGTCTATCTGACCGGTCTCAACGACCGTAACTATTTCGACCTGCGTGCCATGCGCTTCGACGTCCAGGAAAATACGCTGAGCTCGGACCCTTCCGCACGCGCCGGCCAGCAGCCCTGGGTCCTGCCGTCGCTTGACTATGCGTACATCCCTGACGTGGCGGTGGCCGGAGGCCAGTTGTCGATCAATGTGAACGCGAGGGCCATCCGCCGCGACAGCCTGGATGAAGGCTTCAAAACGCCATACGACGACACCACCCCGACCATACGCGTTCCTGGCATTCAGGGCGACTCCGCGAGGTTGACGGCGGAAGCCGAGTGGAAGCGGACCTTCACGACCGAGGATGGGCTGGTGCTCACGCCCATGTTCGCGCTACGCGGCGATGCCAGCTATCTCAATGCATCGTCAGCCTCGCTTGCCGCCATCAACAACATGGCAACGACTTTGAACGTGCAGGACGATATGCGCTCGTCGCTGGCCACCTACATGGCGACCGCCGGACTTGAAGTTCGCTGGCCGCTGCTGTTTGCGGCGGCCAATTCCAGCCATGTCCTCGAGCCGATGGCGCAGGTTTTCGCGCGTCCTAACGAGCAGTATGTCGGCGGTCTCGCCGTGCCCAACGAGGACGCCCAGAGCCTTGTCTTCGACGCGACAACATTGTTCGAGGAAGACAAGTTTTCCGGCTATGACCGCGTCGAAGGCGGCACGAGGGCCAATGTCGGCCTGCGCTATTCCGGCTCCTATGACAATGGCTGGAGCACAAACGGCCTGTTCGGCCAGTCCTACCAGCTCGCCGGACGCAACTCCTTCGACGCACCGGACCTCGTTAATGTCGGTGCCTATTCTGGCCTCCAGACGTCTTCATCCGATTACGTCGGCCTGATCGGCCTCAACAGCCCCAACGGGTTCTCCGGCTCGGTCAGCGGTCGTTTCGACGAACAGACCTTCGAAGTCCGCCGTGCCGAGTTGAAGGCCGCCTATTCCGGCCTGCCGGTTTCGCTGAGCGCCAAATACGCGTTCATCCAGGCCCAGCCTCTCTATGGCTTCACGGAGGATCGCCAAGAGGTCACGCTTGGCGCGTCCACGCATCTTGCCGAGGCCTGGCGTGTCTTCGGAACAGGCACCTACGACATACAGAGCAGCCTTCTGGTCAAGGATGGCGTGGGCTTCGCTTATAATGATTCGTGCTTCACCTATCTGATGACCTTTTCGCAATCGCGCGACCTGACCACCCGAGAGGTCTCGCAGACCATCGGCTTCAACCTGTCATTCCGCACGATTGGTGATTTCGGGTCGTCACAAAGCTCCATCGATACGATCCAGTAGAGGGCGGTCGGCCAAGAGCAAGCAGTCGGCTGACGACATCGTTTCGCCGCATAGGTCTGGCACCGATTCCACGCACCCTGGGGCAGGGATAGAGTAGAGCTGGGACCGGAATAGAATTGGGATGCTTTCGATGAGGAAATACCTCTTTTCGGCAGGATTTGCGCTGCTTGTGGCTGCAACATCCGTCTCGATGACAATCATGACGCCGCCGGCATTCGCCAGCGAGATCAAATACGTCGTCAACGACATACCGGTGACCAGCGGCGACATCGCGCACAGGGCCGCCTTCCTGCGCCTCCAGCACCGTAAGGGCGATGCCGCCAACGAGATGGTCGAACAGACATTGCGGATGGCGGAGGCCAAGCGGCTCGGTATCAAAATCGGCGATGCCCAGGTCGACGCCGCCTATCAGCGCTTTGCCACGACCAACAAGATGCAGATCAGCCAGCTCGATGGCGTCATGGAAAAATCGGGCGTGACCAAGGAGCATTTCAAGGAATTCATCCGCGCCCAGATGGCCTGGAACCAGGCATTGAGCGCGCGTTACCGTTCCGGCGATGGTGGCGGCGGCGCAACCAGCGAACAGGACGCTGTAAAGCGCATGCTCAGCAATGGCGGCACCAAGCCAACCGCCATGGAATACATGCTTCAGCAGGTGATCTTCGTGGTGCCGCAAGCTGAGCGCAGCGCGACGCTGGCCAAGCGCAAACGCGAAGCCGACGCCATGCGCGCCCGCTTCAATGGTTGCAACACCACGCGCGAATTCGCCAAGGGCCTAATGGACGTCACAGTTCGCGATCTCGGCCGTGTGCTGGCGCCGCAATTGCCGACGGACTGGGCAGAGCAGGTCAAAGCCACCAAGGTCGGTGGAGCCACTCCAGTGCGTGAAACCGAACGAGGCATCGAGTTCATCGGCATCTGCTCTTCGCGCGAAGTGTCCGACGACAAGGTCGCGCAAATGGTGTTTCAGAGCGAGGGCTCGACAGACAAGGCCGCCGACGACCTCAGCAAGAAATATCTCGACGAGCTGAAGGCGAAAGCCAAAATCGTCAAGCGCTGAATTCCGGCATAATCGTGCGTGGCGCCGAGATCCCGCTGGCATTGAGCATTGGCGACCCGTCGGGTATCGGACCCGAAATCGCGATTGCCGCGTGGCAGGCCAGGGACGCGTTCGCGATCCCGCCCTTTTACCTCCTCGCCGATCCGCAATTGGTGGCCGCACGGGCAGATCACGTTGGCGCCAGCGTGGAAATCGCCGAAACAACGCCAGCGCAGGCATCACGGACATTTTCGCGCGCATTGCCGGTCGTGCCGCTCTCCGCCCGTTTCGTCGACAGTCCCGGCAGGCCTGACCCGGCCAACGCCGCAGGCACGGTGGAAGCCATCGATCGCGCGGTTGCGGACTGCCTCGCCGGCCGTGCCGCGGCGGTCGTCACCTGCCCGATAGCCAAGAAGCCACTCTATGATGCCGGCTTCCGCTTTCCCGGTCATACCGAATATCTGGCGCATCTGGCATCGCTGCACACCGGAACCGAGGTGATGCCGGTGATGATGCTGACGGGACCAGACCTCTCCACCGTTCCCGTCACTATCCATATCCCTCTGGCCAAAGTGCCAACGGCGCTGACAACCGAACTGATCGTCGCCACCGCGCGCATAACCGCCTCCGACCTCGCAAGCCGCTTCGGCATATCGAAGCCGAGGCTTGCCATTGCCGGCCTCAATCCGCATGCCGGCGAAGGCGGGGCAATGGGCGACGAAGACGAGCGGATCATCCGTCCGGCGATCGCCATCCTGCGTGAGGAAGGGATAAACGCCTTCGGCCCGCTTCCCGCCGACACGATGTTCCATGCGCGAGCTCGCGCTGGCTATGACGCAGCCATCTGCATGTATCACGATCAGGCGCTCATCCCGGCAAAGGCGCTCGCTTTCGACGAAGCGGTCAACGTTACGCTCGGTCTGCCCTTCATACGCACGTCGCCGGACCACGGCACGGCTTTCGACATCGCCGGAAAGGGCATTGCGCGCGCCGACAGCCTGATCGCGGCCTTGAAACTTGCCAGAAGGCTGGCCGACACCGGAACGAAAGCTGCTGCTGCATGAGTGCTTCCCGCCTGAGCCCGCGCGCATGAGCATCGACGGCCTGCCGCCGCTTCGCGACGTGATCGAACGCCATGGCCTGCAAGCGAAAAAGGCGCTCGGCCAGAATTTCCTGCTCGACTTGAACCTGACAGGAAAAATCGCGCGCAGCGCGGGCGACCTGACTGCAACCACCGTGATCGAGGTCGGGCCGGGCCCCGGCGGGTTGACTCGTGCGCTGCTATTGCATGGCGCCAGCCGCGTCATCGCCATCGAACGGGACGAGCGCTGCGTGGCTGCATTGGCGGAAGTGTCGGATCATTATCCGGGCCGGCTGGATGTGATTGCTGACGATGCGCTGAAAACGGATTTTGCAGCCCTTGCCGGAGACGGGCCGACGAAAATCGTCGCCAACCTCCCCTACAATATCGGCACCGAACTCCTGGTGCGCTGGCTGACAGTCACCGACTGGCCGCCTTTCTATACATCGATGACGCTGATGTTCCAGCGCGAGGTGGCCGAGCGCATTGTCGCCGCCGCTGGCAGTGATGCCTATGGCCGGTTGGGCGTGCTCGCCGGCTGGCGCACGGAAGCCAGGATCGCCTTTGACGTGCCGCCGCAGGCATTCACGCCGCCGCCCAAGGTTACCTCGTCGGTGGTGCATCTGGTGCCACGCCAGACGCCCTTGCCTGTTGACGTCAAGCGGCTCGGACGTGTCACCGAGGCCGCGTTCGGCCAGCGCCGAAAGATGCTGCGGCAAAGCGTGAAGAGCCTGGGTGGCGAAGCGCTGCTCGAGCGCGCGGGCATCGACCCGACCCGGCGCGCCGAGACGCTGAGCGTCGAGGAATTCGTACGGCTGACCAATTCGGTGTAGCTCTCCTTCCCCCGTCCATGGACAGGAGCAGGAGATCAGCCCGTCTTCTCGTCCAGAAGCCCGGAGACGAAATCGAACAGGCCCGGCCGACGATCGCGTCTCAGACGTTCGGCGACGACGATACCGCGCACCTCGGCGAAGGCTCGATCGAGATCGTCGTTGACGATGACGAAGTCGTATTCCTTCCAGTGCTCGATCTCGTTGCGGGCGTTTTCAGCCGCATATCGATCACCGATTCCTGATCCTCGGCGCGGCGCTTGAGCCTTGCCTTCAATTCCTTCATCGACGGCGGCAGGATGAAGATCGAGACGATATCGGCGCGCATCTTCTCCTTGAGCTGCTGCGCGCCTTGCCAGTCGATGTCGAACAGCATGTCGCGGCCTTGCGCCAGCGCCAGTTCGGCTGGCTCGCGCGGCGTGGCATAGCAATTGCCGTGCACCTCAGCCCATTCCAGCAGGGCGTCGGAATCGCGCAGCCGCTCGAAGTCGCGCATGGTCCGGAAATGATAATGGACGCCCTCGATTTCGCTGCCCCGCCGTGGTCTGGTCGTAACCGAGACCGACAATTCCAGGCTGGAATCGCTCTCAAGCAGATTGCGCGCGATCGTGGATTTGCCGGCGCCGGAGGGCGACGACAGGACAAGCATCAGCCCCCTGCGGCGAATGCGCGAACCCAGATCTCTCGCAACTATCGGATCTTTGGCCACCATTGGTTATTCCAGATTCTGTACCTGTTCGCGAAACTGATCGACGACCGCCTTCAGCTCCAGCCCAATGGCGGTGACGGCGGCAGCGTTCGACTTCGAGCACAGCGTATTCGATTCGCGGTTAAATTCCTGTGCCCAGAAAATCGAGCTTGCGGCCAATGGCGCCGCCCCCCTTGAGCAGCGCCCGGCCTGACGCCACGTGCGTCTTCAGGCGGTCGATCTCTTCGCGAATGTCGGCCTTGGTGGCGAGGAAAGCCGCTTCCATGTGCAACCGGCTCGCGTCGAGATTGGCGGAGGCGTCCATCAACAGCCGAACTTGTTCCGCGATCCTTTCGCGGATCGCGGCCGGCTCGCGTGACGGGTCCGCCTCGGCCCGCAGTGTTAGCGCCTCGATGGCATCGATGTGGCCCGACAACAGCGAACGCAGTGCCTCGCCTTCCCCCTGCCGCGCCTTTTCCAGCCCGTCCAGCGCCTCTTCGAGCGTAGCCATGATTGCGGTGTCGAGAGCAGCCCGCTCGTCCTCCGTTTCGATGGTTTCGGGGATGTCGAGCACGCCGCGAAGCGATAGCAGCCCATCGGCGGTAGCCGGCGCCACGCCGAACTGCTCCTGCAGCCGTTTGGCCAGCCCGGCCACATCCTTCAGGAATGCTTCGTTGACCACAGGTTGCGCTTGCGTGCCGGCGGCGCGGCCAATCGTCAGCGTCGCCTGGAAATTGCCACGGGAAAACCGCTTCTGGATCGTCTGCCTGACAGTTGGCTCCAGCCGCTCGAACCCCTGCGCCAGTCGCAGCCTGACTTCGACGCTCTTGCCGTTAACGGATTTGACTTCCCAGGCGATCGCGGTGCCGGTGTACTCGCCCGCAGCGCGTGCAACCAGTCATGCTCTGCAAATTCATTTTGTCCGTACGCCCCTTGGCGCATGATCTCGAAAATCGAAAGCGATCGTGCGCGGCTTCAAATTCCTGAGCATCCCTTGCGCTCCCATTGGGTCGCGCGGCGCTCCCTCAAAAATATCAGTCCGCCCTTTGCGCACAAAATTGGGGCGCAAAGGATCCTAGGCGAAATGCCGCCTACTGTGCCGCGCCGGCGTCGCCGCCGCCGAGATCATCGCCACCATTGTCCGCCGGCTTGTCGGCATTGGTTCCACTGCCAGAGCTGTCTTTACCGGTCTGATCAGCGCCACCTTTGGCAGCGTCGGCCTTGGCGGCATCGTCAGCCTGCTTCTTCTGCAGCGCACGGTATCGGGCAACGTTCTGGTTGTGCTCTTCCAGCGTTGAGGCAAAGACGTGGCCACCCGTACCGTCGGCGACAAAATAGAGGTCATCGGTCTTCGACGGATTGGCGACCGCCTCAAGTGCCGCCCGGCCTGGATTGGCGATCGGCGTCGGCGGCAGACCGTTGATCAGATAGGTATTGTAAGGCGTCGGCTTCTGGATGTCCGACTGATAGATCGGGCGATCGGCCGGCTTTCCCTTGCCGCCGAACAGACCATAGATGATGGTCGGATCCGACTGCAGCCGCATGCCCTTGGCCAGTCGGTTCAGAAAAACGGCGGCAACGCGCGAGCGCTCATCACCCCTGCCCGTCTCCTTCTCCACGATCGACGCCAATGTGACGAAGTCGTCGATACTGGCCAGCGGCAGATCAGGCGCGCGACGCTGCCAGACGTCCTCGACCAGTTTCTTCTGATCGGCCAGCAGCTTGTCGACCATCTGCTGGCGTGTCGCACCGCGGGTGAAGCGCAAGGTGTCGGTGGCGAGGCTACCCTCGACTGGCGCGGTCTTCGGCATGTCACCGCTCAACGCGTCCTGCTCGGCAATACGCTCCAGTGCCTGCTCGACCGTAAGCCCCTCGGGGATGGTCAGCGAATACATCACCGACTTGCCGCTCTTCAGTAGGTCCATGATATCGCGCATGGATGCCTGGGGCTTGATTGCGTATTCACCGGCCTTGAGCGCCGAATCGTTTCCGTAGGCGCGCACGCCAAGGCGGAAGACACGGGCGTCACTGATCAATCCGCGCCGCTCGAGCTGGTCGGCAATGTCCTGAACACCGGAGTTCTGTTTGACCATGAACGTGTCGCCGTTGACCGACGGACCTGGTTCATTGAATGCCTGCCTGCCGAAGTAGATCGCCAGGCCGCCTGCCAGAATTACCAGCATGACCAGCGAGAAGAAGAAGTTCATGAACACGACGATCTGGCTGCGCGAGGCGCGCGAGCGGTTGGGCGGCGGCGTGCCGACTTCGGGCCGCAACGCCTCGCTGGCAGTCTTCGGCACGATAGGACCTTGCGCCGCGGGCTTCTGGCCGAATTCCCCGTTGTTTGCCGGATTTGTGGTCATAGCGCCCTACCGTTTGATCTCTTAGAGCGACGTGCGTCCCAGTGGACGCACAAGGTACGCTCTAACATTTCAAGTCCGCGCATCGTGCTTTGCAAAAATCGATTTCGATTCTGATACCGATTCTCGGACCGATGCGCGAATCCCCTGCGGCAGAGTAGAGGCGAATATGGCGAAATTGACGACGCAGCGAGGCGATGCCGACCAGCGAACCGGTCAGCCATTGTAACGCTGGAAGACAAGCGAAGCGTTGGTGCCGCCAAACCCGAAGGAATTGGAAAGCGCGACGTCGATCTGACGAGCCCGCGGCGTGTTCGGCACCAGATCGATGGCCGTTTCCCGCTCGGGATTGTCGAGATTGATGGTCGCCGGCGCAACGTTGTCGCGTATGGCCAGAATCGAGAAGATCGCCTCGGCGGCACCCGCCGCGCCCAAGAGATGGCCAATCGACGATTTGGTCGACGACATCGATATCTTGGAGGCGGCGTTGCCGACCAGCCGCTCGACCGCGCCGAGTTCGATCGTGTCCGCCATGGTCGAGGTGCCATGAGCGTTGATATAGTCAATGTCCGTGGGCGTAAGCTTGGCCCTGTTCAATGCCGCCGTCATGCAACGGAAGGCACCGTCACCGTCTTCAGCCGGCGCCGTGATATGATAGGCATCGCCTGTAAGACCGTAGCCGGTCACTTCGGCATAGATTTTTGCGCCGCGCGCCTTGGCATGCTCGAGTTCTTCAAGCACGACGACGCCGGCGCCCTCACCCATGACAAAACCATCGCGGTCGCGATCATAGGGGCGCGAGGCTTCTTGCGGCGTGTCGTTGCGTTCGGTGGACAGCGCCCGGCAGGCGGCAAAGCCAGCGAGCGAAAGCCGGGTTACCGGCGCTTCGGCGCCACCGGCCAGCATCACGTCGGCATCGCCGAAGATGATCAACCGGGCGGCATCGCCGATGGCATGCGCCCCGGTCGAGCAAGCGGTGACGACGGCGTGGTTCGGGCCTTTCAGCCCGTGTCGGATAGACACCTGCCCGGACACCAGATTGATGATGTTTCCCGGGATGAAGAACGGGCTGATACGACGCGGCCCGCGCTCGTGGAGAATAAGCGCGTTCTGGGCGATGCCTTCAAGGCCACCGATGCCAGAACCAATCATGACGCCCGTGGCGCAGCGCTCCTGCTCGCTCCGAGGCTCCCAGCCGGAGTCCTTCAGCGCTTCGTCGGCGGCCGCGATCCCGTAAAGGATGAAGTCGCCGATCTTGCGCAGTTCCTTCGGCTCGAGAATAGCCTCTGGATTGAGTGTACCATTGCTGCCGTCACCGCGCGGAATGACGTGGGCGATCTTGCAGGCAAGATCGTCCACCTCGAATTCGGTGACTCGTTTGGCAGCGCTTCTGCCGGTCAGAAGTTCCTTCCAGCTGTGCTCAAAGCCCATGCCGAATGGCGACAGCAACCCAAGGCCCGTGACGACGACACGCCTCATCGCAGGTCCCTCCCCAGGTGATGACTGCGAAAGCGTCAGGCCGAAGCCTTGTCGATGTACTTCACGGCATCGCCGACGGTCAGAATGGTCTCGGCCGCATCGTCGGGGATTTCGACGCCGAACTCTTCTTCGAACGCCATGACGAGTTCAACCGTGTCGAGGCTGTCGGCGCCCAGATCATCGATGAAGCTTGCCTGCTCCGTCACCTTGTCGGCATCGACGCCAAGATGCTCGATGACGATCTTCTTGACGCGCTCTGCGGTGTCACTCATGTGGGCATCCTCGTCTTTTGTTTGTCTGTCTTCGTTAGCGGGCAGAATGCCGCTAATCAAGCTGAAAGATGGTCCTGTCGGAAACACAACAGCACAGGACCGGTTCTTGCCCGAACCGCCGGGTTGCGGGCCGCATTACACGAAAAACCGCCAGGGTCCAAGGCGAAATGGTTAGTTTTCACAACCCTTCGAGACCTTGTCAGATCATCGCCATGCCACCATTCACATGAATGGTCTGTCCGGTGACATAGGCGGCCTCGTTCGAAGCAAGGTAGGCGACGGCGGAAGCGACCTCGGCGCTTGTGCCCATGCGCCGGGTGGGGATCGCAGCCATGATCGCGTCTTTCTGCTTGTCGTTGAGCTTGTCGGTCATCGCTGATTCGATGAAGCCCGGGGCGACGCAGTTGACGGTTATGTTGCGGGTCGCGATCTCCTGCGCCAGCGATTTGGACAGGCCGATCATGCCGGCCTTGGACGCGCAGTAATTCGCCTGCCCGGGATTACCGGTGACACCCACGACCGAGGTGATGTTGATGATGCGGCCATGCCGGCGCCGCATCATCGGATGGGTCAGTTCGCGGGTCAGCCGAAATACGGCGGTGAGATTGACCTCGAGCACCGAGTCCCAGTCGGTGTCCGACATGCGCACGAACAGACCGTCCTTGGTGATGCCGGCATTGTTGACGAGAATGTCGACACCTTCGAGATCGGCCTCCGCCTTCTGGCCGAGCGCCTTGACCTCATCGCGATTCGCCAGGTTGGCGGGAAAAAGCATGACCCGGTCACCGAGATCGGCGGCCAGCGTCTCAAGCTTCTCGATGCGTGTGCCATGCAGGCCGACGACAGCGCCCTGCGCATGCAGCACGCGGGCGATCGCCTCGCCGATGCCACCGGACGCGCCGGTGACGAGCGCCTTGCGGCCAGTCAGATCGAACATTTTCTTCCCTTTCAAGAGAACACCCTTCGTATGGGTGAGATCAAAATCGAGCCTGATTATGCAAGCAATGCCAATGCCGCTTCAACGTCGGCGGATGTACCTATGGCATTGGTTGCGATGTCGCGATTGATGCGCCGCGCCAGGCCGGACAGCACCTTTCCGGCCCCAACCTCGTAGAGCGTGGTCACGCCGTTCTGGCCGAACCATTCCACGGTTTCGCGCCAACGCACACGGCCAGTCACCTGCTGGACCAATCGGCGAGCGATTTCGTCCGGATCGTTCGATGGCGTCACCGACACGTTGGAGACCACGGGAACGACCGGCGCGTTTTTCGTCACGCCGGCCAGCGCTTCGCGCATCACATCCGCGGCCGGCGCCATCAACGCCGAATGGAAAGGCGCTGAGACCTGCAGCATCAACGCACGCTTGGCGCCCTTTTCCGTGCAAAGCTTCGCGGCCAGTTCGACCGCCGCCCTGGCGCCGGAGATTACCAGCTGGCCGCCGCCATTGTCGTTGGCGATCTGGCATACAGAGCCCGTGGCGGCTTCGGCACAGGCCGCTTCGACATCGGCCTGCTCCAGCCCGATGATTGCCGCCATGGCCCCCTCGCCGGCGGGCACCGCCGCCTGCATGGCATTGCCGCGTATGCGCAAAAGCCTGGCGGCGTCACCAACCGAAACGAACCCGGCA
This genomic interval carries:
- the mltG gene encoding endolytic transglycosylase MltG translates to MTTNPANNGEFGQKPAAQGPIVPKTASEALRPEVGTPPPNRSRASRSQIVVFMNFFFSLVMLVILAGGLAIYFGRQAFNEPGPSVNGDTFMVKQNSGVQDIADQLERRGLISDARVFRLGVRAYGNDSALKAGEYAIKPQASMRDIMDLLKSGKSVMYSLTIPEGLTVEQALERIAEQDALSGDMPKTAPVEGSLATDTLRFTRGATRQQMVDKLLADQKKLVEDVWQRRAPDLPLASIDDFVTLASIVEKETGRGDERSRVAAVFLNRLAKGMRLQSDPTIIYGLFGGKGKPADRPIYQSDIQKPTPYNTYLINGLPPTPIANPGRAALEAVANPSKTDDLYFVADGTGGHVFASTLEEHNQNVARYRALQKKQADDAAKADAAKGGADQTGKDSSGSGTNADKPADNGGDDLGGGDAGAAQ
- the fabF gene encoding beta-ketoacyl-ACP synthase II, yielding MRRVVVTGLGLLSPFGMGFEHSWKELLTGRSAAKRVTEFEVDDLACKIAHVIPRGDGSNGTLNPEAILEPKELRKIGDFILYGIAAADEALKDSGWEPRSEQERCATGVMIGSGIGGLEGIAQNALILHERGPRRISPFFIPGNIINLVSGQVSIRHGLKGPNHAVVTACSTGAHAIGDAARLIIFGDADVMLAGGAEAPVTRLSLAGFAACRALSTERNDTPQEASRPYDRDRDGFVMGEGAGVVVLEELEHAKARGAKIYAEVTGYGLTGDAYHITAPAEDGDGAFRCMTAALNRAKLTPTDIDYINAHGTSTMADTIELGAVERLVGNAASKISMSSTKSSIGHLLGAAGAAEAIFSILAIRDNVAPATINLDNPERETAIDLVPNTPRARQIDVALSNSFGFGGTNASLVFQRYNG
- the fabG gene encoding 3-oxoacyl-[acyl-carrier-protein] reductase is translated as MFDLTGRKALVTGASGGIGEAIARVLHAQGAVVGLHGTRIEKLETLAADLGDRVMLFPANLANRDEVKALGQKAEADLEGVDILVNNAGITKDGLFVRMSDTDWDSVLEVNLTAVFRLTRELTHPMMRRRHGRIINITSVVGVTGNPGQANYCASKAGMIGLSKSLAQEIATRNITVNCVAPGFIESAMTDKLNDKQKDAIMAAIPTRRMGTSAEVASAVAYLASNEAAYVTGQTIHVNGGMAMI
- the fabD gene encoding ACP S-malonyltransferase; amino-acid sequence: MAIAFTFPGQGSQAVGMGRDLADAFPEARQIFQEVDDALGENLSKLIWEGPEETLTLTANAQPALMAVSLAAIRALEARGFSLKDKVAYVAGHSLGEYSALAAAGFVSVGDAARLLRIRGNAMQAAVPAGEGAMAAIIGLEQADVEAACAEAATGSVCQIANDNGGGQLVISGARAAVELAAKLCTEKGAKRALMLQVSAPFHSALMAPAADVMREALAGVTKNAPVVPVVSNVSVTPSNDPDEIARRLVQQVTGRVRWRETVEWFGQNGVTTLYEVGAGKVLSGLARRINRDIATNAIGTSADVEAALALLA
- a CDS encoding acyl carrier protein, which translates into the protein MSDTAERVKKIVIEHLGVDADKVTEQASFIDDLGADSLDTVELVMAFEEEFGVEIPDDAAETILTVGDAVKYIDKASA